The DNA window GCCGGCGTTCGGGCCTCCGGGCCGAGGGCGCCGCTAGCCGGGCAGCAGGGCGTACTCCTTGGTCGCTCAGATCAGTTGGGGGCGGCGGATCTCGGCCCGGCGGCTGATGTCGGGGCTCCAGCAGAACTCGGGTGACAGCAGCTTGGCGGGCTTGTGCAGCCAGGAAGAACTTGTTGAGGTGGCTCTCGTCGTGCCAGCGCACCTCCAGGCCCCGCACGCAGTAGGCTGTCAGCTGCCGCAGAGCCGCCACGCTGCCCCCGAACACGGCCGCGTGGTAGAAGTCGCCCTCGCCCGGGCCCAGCGCGGCGGCCGAGCGCGCGTCCCGCTCGAAGGGCAGCAGCCGCCTCCGCCAACGGTAGTGCCGGGCGTGCAGCTGCGCCACCGACCCGGCCAGCGCCTCGGGCCCGAAAGTCCCGCTGAAGTGCTGGTCCACGGCCATGCAGAACACGAAGCGTGCCTCGCGCCCCAGCCGCCCGCCCAGCGCTGCGTGCAGCGTGCGCATGCGCGCCATGGACACGTTCTGCCAGCGCCGCTCGCGCGCCGCGCGCTCCACGCGCAGCCGGCGGCCCGGGCCCAGCCGCACGCGGGGCACGGCGACCGGGCCCTCGGTGAACGCATAGTACACCACGCGCTGGCCCACCATGAAGTGCTGCTCGGCCGTCTCCAGGAAGCGCGCCAGGTACTTCTCCAGGTATctgccgggcggggcggggccgtcTTGAGTCAGCCGGGCCTCGGCGCACTCTGCCATCCGCGGAGGCGTCGGGCTTCTCAGCCCTCCCCTCGCCCGTCCTTGTGACCCTGCAACTCCAGTCCCTGGAACTCCAGAACTGTCCAGCCCCAGAAACATCCGAGgtggattaaaaataattaccCATTGTTTGACACCCCTGCCCGGAGAGGCCCTGTGTTCCCCGCATGAACGTGGCTCTCCCTGACGGCTTCGGTCACTGGAGTCCCGAGGAAGGGATGCTGTGCTGGCCCTTGGGAGGACCGGCTCGTTAGCCTTTGTCTCTTTAGAGCTCTGACCCTTCGCTTAAGAAGTCCCagagctcagggcttccctggtggtgcagtggttaggagtctgcctgccaatgcagggcacaccggttcgagccttggtccgggaagataccacatgccccggagcgactaaggccgtgcgccacaactactgagcctgcgctctagagcccacgagccacaactactgagcccgagcgccgcaactactgaaccccatgcgcctagaccctgtgctctgcaataagagaagccaccgcagtgagaaacctgcacactgcaacgaatcgcagcaactagagaaagcctgtgggcagcaatgaacacccaacgcaccgaaaaataaataaaaataaaaataaaaataaataaattaaaaaaaaaaaaagaagtgtcagAACTCAGATGCTGCCACGAAGTGAGGGAGCCCAGGCTAGCCACGGAAAGAGGCGCCCACCAGTCATCCGCAGGACGtttgggagcagggaggggccccCCCTGCTGCTGAGCCCTGTCAGAATTCCTGAGCCACAAATCATGAGCTATGGTAATAATGAACTGTTTTCAGTCACTGAGTTTGTGGTGATACCTTACATAGGTAACCGGGACGTTCAGAATACTGGAAACTTTGTATGAACAGGCTTTGGGATCCCAGGGTTCTAAAATAATCGTACTAATGCCTGATCTTTTGGAACATTTGTCATGTGGCAGATAGTGTTCAAAGtaatgtgcattatctcatttaatcctcaccattattatctccatctctcaggtgaggaaactgaatctcAAAGAGCTTCAGTAACTTGTGCAAGCAAGCATACACATAGCTGATAAGtgaaagccaggatttgaacccagcttgGCACTGGAGCCTGTACCCTTACCTGCACTTGCTCTATTCCGGGTGGAACTGTGAGAAACTGGAATCAGAGACCTTGGAAACCTCAGCATCCCAGGGTGCTGGACTCATAGATCCTTGGAACTCAGGACCTCAGGACCCTGGAATTTCTGGACTCAGAGACTCTGACCCCTAGGGCTGGTGCAGGAACACCCTACTCAGCGTCCAGAACAGAAGTGGGAGCACCAAGGCTCTGGAGAGGCCGGCAGTCCTGTTTGCCCCAGGCCTCTCAGGGGCCCTCCTGGCTTCCTCTCCCTTCTAGAGTGTGAGGGATGAAGTTGGAGGAGCCCTGAGCAGTTGTCTGGGGCACGGGTCCCCAACCCGCCCGCGGACCGTGGACCGCTAacggtctgcggcctgttaggaaccaggccgcacagcaggaggtgagcgtcaggtgagtgagcgaagcttcatctgcctccatcgcttgcattaccgcctgaaccatccccctccctcctcccccaccccccggtctgtggaaaaattgtcttccatgaagctggtccctggtgccaaaaaggttggggaccgctggtctgGGGTGTCTGAAGACAGAATTCCTTCCCCAGGCTTTTGGATATCTTTTCCTGGATGCAAAGCTCTCAGTGCCTTCCCAAAGCAGCCTGTTCCATTATTAGAAACTCTTCCTTAAGTTGCCTTGAACTCTACCTCTCTGCACCTTAGGACTGTAGGATCTGATTGCCACTCTAAGCCCGGAGTCCCATTTGCATCACTACTGGAAAGTGAATACCAGCTTGGACACCCTGACATCCATAATGGGGAGATGGGCAGGTCAGCCCCCTGAGGTTTCTTCTCCACCTCCCACTCTGGGTTCCTTCTC is part of the Balaenoptera musculus isolate JJ_BM4_2016_0621 chromosome 1, mBalMus1.pri.v3, whole genome shotgun sequence genome and encodes:
- the A3GALT2 gene encoding LOW QUALITY PROTEIN: alpha-1,3-galactosyltransferase 2 (The sequence of the model RefSeq protein was modified relative to this genomic sequence to represent the inferred CDS: inserted 1 base in 1 codon; deleted 1 base in 1 codon); amino-acid sequence: MALRRGLRAWKRIFXILSALGLLGLLLHGLPVVRHLEVLTPMGVCPLARMSLLRDNFTGPLHPWARPQVPTCTCWGAPIIWDGTFDPDVAQQEAVQQNLTIGLTVFAVGRYLEKYLARFLETAEQHFMVGQRVVYYAFTEGPVAVPRVRLGPGRRLRVERAARERRWQNVSMARMRTLHAALGGRLGREARFVFCMAVDQHFSGTFGPEALAGSVAQLHARHYRWRRRLLPFERDARSAAALGPGEGDFYHAAVFGGSVAALRQLTAYCVRGLEVRWHDESHLNKFFWLHKPAKLLSPEFCWSPDISRRAEIRRPQLI